A stretch of Cyanobacterium sp. HL-69 DNA encodes these proteins:
- a CDS encoding diguanylate cyclase/phosphodiesterase with PAS/PAC sensor(s) produces the protein MSPSVSLNYEEIKKYLAIIEYNSDAIILFEPIAQKINVNSIGKKLFFSNYQEDDCFEDSYNFKSLKIEWLKESLNQFIEQDKKEFQYKKQAHTNVGLIWLNIKLIKIANFPKSSFFILVICRDITKLIYTEKKLKAIAYHHTNGLMVTDQEGKVLFINDICKEMFEGKANKIFGELFGIPLTSQKSTEIIIPRKQGQMLMVNMDVKPIQWEDKKAYLITFVDVTHTKKIEEQLTFLHQASEQSPASIIITDNTGEIQYVNSKFERVTGYSREEVIGKNPRILKSGETSKQEYQKIWQTISSGKEWHGEFHNRKKNGELFWEIASISPIKDEYGIITHYVAVKEDITEKKHQEELLSHQANYDYLTELPNRLLGMERLKQEISKAYRDKLSVALIFLDLDNFKNINDTLGHQYGDELLVVVAQRLRGCLRESDTVARLGGDEFLIIVSSLSSPAQGEIIASKLLYAMRKPFTIAGEKRFVSASIGVTFYPQDGDTIQNLIKNADLAMYAAKKKGRNNFKFFDAHMNNVAQKKMLQETYLRKALKNNELSLVYQPIFEIKTNRIIGVESLTRWHNNILGDVSPVEFIHIAEETGLIIDLGKWLLETVCKQLSIWQKQGIYIYASINLSPRQFRDTHLLEVILETTTKYQIQPKYLKLEITEQVLLEDIPTIKELLFHFNSLGFELYLDDFGTGYSSLSYLRKYPFQLIKIDRSFVSDIEKSEKNKALIKTIISMAYNLNLSVIAEGIETFNQLRFLESENCIAGQGYLFSRPLEAEKLLDFISGVER, from the coding sequence ATGTCCCCTTCTGTGTCCTTAAATTATGAGGAAATAAAGAAATATCTGGCTATTATTGAATATAATAGCGATGCAATCATATTATTTGAGCCTATTGCTCAGAAAATAAATGTTAACTCCATAGGGAAAAAGTTATTCTTTTCAAATTATCAAGAAGACGATTGTTTTGAAGATAGCTATAATTTTAAATCATTAAAAATTGAATGGTTAAAGGAATCCTTAAATCAATTTATTGAGCAAGATAAAAAAGAATTTCAGTATAAAAAACAAGCCCATACTAATGTTGGGTTAATTTGGCTAAATATTAAATTAATAAAAATTGCTAATTTTCCTAAATCATCGTTCTTTATTTTAGTTATCTGTAGAGATATAACTAAGTTAATTTACACTGAAAAAAAGCTAAAGGCGATCGCCTATCATCATACTAACGGATTAATGGTGACAGATCAAGAAGGAAAAGTATTATTTATCAATGACATTTGCAAAGAAATGTTTGAAGGAAAAGCCAATAAAATATTTGGCGAATTATTCGGCATTCCCCTTACCTCCCAAAAATCCACAGAAATTATCATTCCCCGTAAACAAGGGCAAATGTTGATGGTAAATATGGACGTAAAACCTATTCAGTGGGAAGACAAAAAAGCCTATTTAATCACCTTTGTGGATGTTACCCACACAAAAAAAATAGAAGAACAATTAACCTTTTTACATCAAGCATCAGAACAAAGTCCAGCATCCATCATTATTACCGATAACACAGGCGAAATTCAATATGTCAACTCAAAATTTGAAAGAGTAACAGGCTATTCCCGAGAAGAAGTCATCGGCAAAAATCCTCGTATCCTTAAATCAGGGGAAACCAGTAAACAGGAATATCAAAAAATATGGCAAACCATCTCCAGCGGTAAAGAATGGCATGGAGAATTTCATAATCGAAAAAAAAATGGCGAACTTTTTTGGGAAATAGCTTCTATTTCACCCATCAAAGATGAATACGGTATCATCACACACTATGTAGCCGTCAAAGAAGACATCACCGAAAAAAAACACCAAGAAGAATTACTATCCCATCAAGCCAACTATGACTATCTCACCGAATTACCCAATCGTCTTTTGGGTATGGAAAGACTAAAGCAAGAAATAAGTAAAGCCTACCGTGATAAATTATCCGTTGCCCTTATCTTCCTAGATTTAGATAACTTTAAAAATATAAATGACACCCTAGGGCATCAATATGGAGATGAATTATTAGTAGTAGTAGCCCAAAGGCTTCGTGGCTGTCTGAGGGAAAGTGATACCGTTGCCAGACTTGGGGGGGATGAGTTTTTGATTATAGTTTCTTCCCTTTCTTCTCCTGCCCAAGGGGAAATTATCGCCTCGAAACTACTCTATGCCATGAGAAAACCTTTTACCATCGCAGGTGAAAAAAGATTTGTTTCCGCCAGTATTGGTGTTACTTTCTATCCTCAAGATGGTGATACTATCCAAAATTTAATCAAAAATGCTGACTTAGCCATGTATGCTGCCAAGAAAAAAGGTAGAAATAACTTTAAGTTTTTTGATGCCCACATGAATAATGTAGCCCAAAAGAAAATGCTACAGGAAACCTATTTACGTAAAGCACTAAAAAATAATGAGCTATCTTTAGTTTATCAACCTATTTTTGAGATAAAAACAAATAGAATTATTGGGGTTGAGTCTTTAACTCGTTGGCACAATAATATTTTAGGGGATGTTTCTCCTGTAGAATTTATCCATATTGCCGAGGAAACTGGGTTAATTATTGATTTAGGAAAATGGTTATTGGAAACAGTATGTAAACAGTTATCTATATGGCAAAAACAAGGCATTTATATCTATGCGTCTATTAATTTATCTCCTCGACAATTTAGGGATACTCACCTTTTAGAAGTCATTTTAGAAACCACTACAAAATATCAAATACAACCAAAATATCTAAAACTAGAAATAACAGAGCAAGTATTATTAGAGGATATTCCCACCATAAAAGAGTTATTGTTTCACTTCAATTCCCTTGGTTTTGAGCTTTATTTAGATGATTTTGGTACAGGTTATTCATCCCTTAGCTATTTACGGAAATATCCCTTTCAATTAATAAAAATTGACCGTAGTTTTGTTTCAGATATAGAAAAAAGTGAAAAAAATAAAGCCCTGATTAAAACTATAATTTCTATGGCTTATAATCTCAATCTTTCGGTAATCGCTGAGGGGATTGAAACTTTCAATCAACTTAGGTTTTTAGAGTCAGAAAATTGTATCGCTGGGCAAGGTTATTTATTCAGTCGCCCCCTAGAAGCAGAAAAACTATTAGATTTTATTTCTGGCGTTGAAAGGTGA